CGCTGCCGGGCTCTTCTCTCGCCCGCCATCGTACGTGCCTAACGGCCCGTAGATGTTGTGGAAGCGCACCACCCGCGTCTCGAGCCCGTGGTCCTCGGTGTAGTGCCGGCACTGGCGCTCGCTGAAGAGCTTCTCCCAGCCGTAGCCGTCCTCGGGATCGGCCGGATACGCGTCCGCTTCCTTGAGCGGCGTCACGTCCCTGCTCGTCTGCTTGTAGCCGGGATAAATGCAGGCCGAGCTCGTGTAGAGATAGCGCTGAATCCCGTTCAGCCGCGCTGCCTCGAGCATGTGAATGTTGATCAGCACGTTGTCGTGCATGATCACGGCCTTGTTATGCTCGATGAACCCGATCCCGCCCATGTTGGCGGCGAGGTTGTAGACCTCGTCGATTCCGCGCGTCGCTTGCAGGCAGTTACCCCAGCGCCGGAGATCCAGGAGCTCGAACTCGTCGGCCCGTGTCGGTTCGTACTCCGGCTCTTTGACGTCAACGCCGCGCACCCAATAGCCCCGGTCTTTCAGGTAGCTCACCAAATGATGGCCGATGAAGCCGCCAGCTCCAGTCACCAATACACGGGTCTTCGCGCTCATGTGCTCAAAGAGGAGAAGGGTTTCGAGTGTAAAGCAGCGCTCACGCGCGCTGTGCTGCACGCGGCATTCGTGATCACTAACTCATCTCGTGATCGGGCAAGGCGTGAGCTCTTTTCGGGGTGCATTCCACCCCACCGTTGTGGCCCGGATGTGCAATCTCCGGGCCCGTCACCGGTTACGGTTCAGGGAAGCTCGACAGGTGCACGCTGTGATGCAGAGTGAACTGCACCACACGTCAGATGGGCGTCGCGATGCCCCCGATGACCTCGGCGCCGGCGCGTCGAAGGCGGCCGGCGAGCGCGTCGTCGACGCGCGCGCGAATGATGAGCTGATCGCCATCGGTACGCTGATCGACGACCTCACCACCACGATGAATCTCCGCGAGCAATTTCCCGTCACCAGCTGAGAATCTGATCTCGGTGAGCGGTCGACGCGCGCGAATGGCTGAGCCCAGCGCACGTCGCAATGGCTCGAGGCCGCCATCGTGAACAGCCGAGACGAATACGGCGCCCTTCACGAGCCGGCCGATGCGCTCCTGCAACGCGAGCAGTTCCTCCTCGCTCAGGAGGTCGGTCTTGTTGAACACGAGCAGCTGCGGCCGGTCTCCGACGCCCAGCTCCTCGAGGACCTGCTCGACGACGAGGCGCTGGTCTTCCCACAGCGGCTGACTCGCATCGATCACGTGGAGGAGCAGGTCGGCCTCGGCCGTCTCCTCGAGCGTCGCGCGGAACGATGCGACGAGATGGTGTGGGAGTTTTCGGATAAAACCGACGGTGTCGGTGACGAGCACCTTCGCCTCGCCGACGTCGACCTCGCGCGTGAGCGGATCGAGCGTCGCGAAGAGGCGGTCTTCGATGAAGATGTCTTGCCCGCCGCCCGTGAGGCCGGACAAGATCGACGATTTGCCCGCATTCGTGTAGCCGACGAGCGAAGCCTTGAATGCGCGCTGTCGCGATTGCCGCTGGACGACGCGTCCTTTCTGTACGTCGCGGAGGCGCTCCCTGAGGAGCTTGATGCGATGGTTGATGAGCCGCCGGTCCGTCTCGAGCTGCGTCTCACCGGGGCCGCGCATGCCGATGCCGCCCCGGAATTTCTCGAGGTGGGTCCACATTCTCGTCAGGCGCGGCAGCATGTACTCGAGCTGCGCGAGCTCGACCTGCATTTTCGCTTCGGCCGTGCGCGCGCGCGTCGCGAAGATGTCGAGGATGAGTTCCGCGCGGTCGACGACGCGCTGGCCCACGGCGTCCTCGATGTTCTTCCCCTGCGACGGCGACA
The genomic region above belongs to Gemmatimonadaceae bacterium and contains:
- the hflX gene encoding GTPase HflX → MAKEPIDIGPAVDRAVLVGAPLKRAGARRAVDDHLRELQELADTAGAVVVGQIMQQLDKRHPGTYLGSGKIDELRDMVADRNASLVIFDDELSPSQGKNIEDAVGQRVVDRAELILDIFATRARTAEAKMQVELAQLEYMLPRLTRMWTHLEKFRGGIGMRGPGETQLETDRRLINHRIKLLRERLRDVQKGRVVQRQSRQRAFKASLVGYTNAGKSSILSGLTGGGQDIFIEDRLFATLDPLTREVDVGEAKVLVTDTVGFIRKLPHHLVASFRATLEETAEADLLLHVIDASQPLWEDQRLVVEQVLEELGVGDRPQLLVFNKTDLLSEEELLALQERIGRLVKGAVFVSAVHDGGLEPLRRALGSAIRARRPLTEIRFSAGDGKLLAEIHRGGEVVDQRTDGDQLIIRARVDDALAGRLRRAGAEVIGGIATPI
- a CDS encoding NAD-dependent epimerase/dehydratase family protein — translated: MSAKTRVLVTGAGGFIGHHLVSYLKDRGYWVRGVDVKEPEYEPTRADEFELLDLRRWGNCLQATRGIDEVYNLAANMGGIGFIEHNKAVIMHDNVLINIHMLEAARLNGIQRYLYTSSACIYPGYKQTSRDVTPLKEADAYPADPEDGYGWEKLFSERQCRHYTEDHGLETRVVRFHNIYGPLGTYDGGREKSPAA